One genomic window of Cannabis sativa cultivar Pink pepper isolate KNU-18-1 chromosome 2, ASM2916894v1, whole genome shotgun sequence includes the following:
- the LOC115718441 gene encoding small acidic protein 1: protein MDFFGDMENQGSTMAMDVDDVDQLEILGESVIADNKLTDADFFNSFEDDFDDSNIN, encoded by the coding sequence ATGGATTTCTTTGGGGACATGGAAAACCAAGGTTCTACAATGGCAATGGATGTCGACGATGTTGATCAACTTGAAATTCTAGGTGAGAGTGTCATTGCTGACAATAAGCTCACTGATGCCGACTTCTTCAACTCTTTTGAAGATGACTTCGATGATTCCAACATCAATTGA